From Methanobrevibacter oralis:
TATGATACGATATTAACTATTTAATTTAAGTATAATATATTAATTAAATTATTAATACAAAACAATAAGTGAAAAAACGATAAATAAGAAACTGTTATTTTTATAATCATTAGTGATGATAATTCTACCTAAAACACAATAGAACCACAAAACGATGTAGCTTGTGCGGTTTACATGGCCAGTTGGAAATGTATCTAATTCTATTTTTTCTTTTTTATATTAATTGTTTCATTTTTAACTGTTTCATTAGAAACATTTATATATTTTTCTATAAAAATTATTATATGTGAAATAATGTACTTTGAAAATTCGTTTAATTTAATTGCATGGATTCATAATTTATCTAAAAATCAAATGAAGTATCTAAAATCAAAAATATCAGAATTTGACTTAGGTCATGAGGTACAATATGTAATGATGATTTATGATAATCCCAAAATCTCACAAGATGATTTAGTTAACATGTCCGGTCAAAGCAAAGGAAATATTGCAAAATCTCTAAAAAAACTAGAAGATAGTGGATATATTAAAAGAGAAATTAATCCTAATAATAGACGAAAATACATGTTAAAAACAACAGCAAAAGGTGATACATTAGTTCCTCAAGTTAGAAAAATATCTAAAGAATGGGAAATGGAAGTAGGAATAACAGAAGATGATTATGAATTGAAAAAGAGAATAAGAGAGATAGCTATTAACAACATGAAGCTTGTAGAAAATTTATAAAAGAGGGTATTTTATGAAAATAGAATTAGAACATTATGTGATATTTGTATCGTTTATAACATCATTTTTTGCAGTGTTTTTATCAAATGGTGTAATAATAGGAGTTCCAGCTATTGCAAATGATTTTGCAATGAATAATGTTATTCAAAATTGGGTTCCTACTATTTTATTTTTAGTTGTAGCTGTTTTTACAGTTCCAGCAGGACAAATTTCAGGTAAATTTGGAGTAAAAAAATCATTAACAATGGGAATTTTAGTATATTTAATTGGTTCGGCTGGTGCAGCTTTATCATTTTCAACAGAATCATTTTTAGTATTTAGGATATTTCAGGGAGCAGGCATGGCATTTTTAAATGTATCTGCTATGGCAATGGTCGTATCTGCAGTAAAACCTCAAAATAGAGGTAAAGCTTTAGGATTTACAGTTACTGGCGTATATTTAGCCACTTCATTATCTCCAGTAATATGCGGATTTTTAGTACATAATTTAGGTTGGAGATCAATGTTTTACTTTGTAATTCCATTTTTAGCAATATGCATTATCTTAATTGTTTTAAAAATTCCTGGAGAATGGAAAACCTATGAAAAAGATAAAATCGATAAAACAGGTTCTATATTATACGCATTGGGCATTTTAGCATTTATTTATGGATTTACAGCATTGACAAATATTAATGGAATAATCTTAACTGTTATTGGAATAATCTTATTAATTGTATTTGCTATTTACGAATTAAAACAAAAAACTCCAGTATTTAATATGAATTTATTTAAAAATAGTAAGTTTACTTCATCTAATATAGCTGCTCTATGCAGTTATTTAGCTATTATGGCTGTTACTACAATAATAAATTATCATTTACAATATGTTAGAGGATTTGATGCACAAATATCTGGACTTATATTGATAATAACACCAATTATCATGGCAATAATAGCACCTAATGCAGGTAAATTATCAGATAAAATTCATCCACAAAAGCTAGCTGCAACTGGAATGACAATTGCAGTTATTGGTCTTGGAATTTTAACATTCTTAAATGAAAATACGCCTATATACTTTTTAATTTTAGCAATGATTTTAGAGGGTATTGGAATGGGACTTTTCTCATCACCAAACATGAATGCAATTATGAGTTCAGTTCCACTAAAAGATGCTCCAACAGCTTCTGCTTCACAAGCAACAATGAGAACAATTGGTCAAACAATGAGTTTAGGACTTTTAACTTTAATTTTTGCATTAATTATGGGTAATCTAAAATTATCTCCACAATATGCAAATATGATTGTTCAAAGCTCTCAAATCATTTGTGGAATATGTACAATGGCTTGCATGATTGGAATTTTTGCATCATTGGTTGGAATTCACTCAAAAGATGAATT
This genomic window contains:
- a CDS encoding MarR family winged helix-turn-helix transcriptional regulator yields the protein MYFENSFNLIAWIHNLSKNQMKYLKSKISEFDLGHEVQYVMMIYDNPKISQDDLVNMSGQSKGNIAKSLKKLEDSGYIKREINPNNRRKYMLKTTAKGDTLVPQVRKISKEWEMEVGITEDDYELKKRIREIAINNMKLVENL
- a CDS encoding MFS transporter — its product is MKIELEHYVIFVSFITSFFAVFLSNGVIIGVPAIANDFAMNNVIQNWVPTILFLVVAVFTVPAGQISGKFGVKKSLTMGILVYLIGSAGAALSFSTESFLVFRIFQGAGMAFLNVSAMAMVVSAVKPQNRGKALGFTVTGVYLATSLSPVICGFLVHNLGWRSMFYFVIPFLAICIILIVLKIPGEWKTYEKDKIDKTGSILYALGILAFIYGFTALTNINGIILTVIGIILLIVFAIYELKQKTPVFNMNLFKNSKFTSSNIAALCSYLAIMAVTTIINYHLQYVRGFDAQISGLILIITPIIMAIIAPNAGKLSDKIHPQKLAATGMTIAVIGLGILTFLNENTPIYFLILAMILEGIGMGLFSSPNMNAIMSSVPLKDAPTASASQATMRTIGQTMSLGLLTLIFALIMGNLKLSPQYANMIVQSSQIICGICTMACMIGIFASLVGIHSKDEFNIQKPN